One genomic window of Gracilinema caldarium DSM 7334 includes the following:
- a CDS encoding SpiroCoCo family coiled-coil protein, with product MIFTTGNLITLGIVLITLVLFRQLDKNNRSLDKVRKYGERLKEDLAAFVAEREAAVKDYAIELDVQQKAAKELLKRLVITEEDLAAKAQAVAKIDERISAYDASLAELMNMTARVQENLNRIKEESPFTETVLKRVLEAKTQLQALEKNLGDIELNFERQNAQALEKAEEEVLAAIRSTVSDLQSTAETIERRVEEHRDAVVAIEKQRKESLNRDLVQVETVLKDALEQARHEAEKLEDAAFVKLKEQALERARKFQTTVEERLLQFQDATKNKVLELQETTKNKILEIQGSVKTFKDEWKQDVSELNGLAKVQKEEWKKDLTEAGAQAKAIQEQITAETKQLETAIEQKITDLSSKTESSIQQIIQSFQQKLKELEQKTLEAESKTIASVDGRLKEYAAAQAIQFQRLEAAADEVSHLETELRSFMNETEQRVLQDFALFEKESENRRTAVLTSFESAVNQLKTEMTNLENELNALKTRAYENVSEKLKLFEDDFFADLAKRSEEIDRRLSEWKAAMDSQLEQLEESGRNERAQLEQTYTELFRTRLADQSERFSSDLERLKIQTGAFEEGIREQMEQADQSLQAFKEQLAKDLEEARNAAAAATKAEIGRHALAMAELLKKDQREIETSLKTLVDQVESRGQELADMVEAQRKNLESWQTRFTQQLRDAESAMEEARKRARELAAESDERLAATRNAIQEAHQDAEAFRNELFSRTEEQAKTLDAAIKDADRRIKEFVAQTKLFEKADELKLSLERKIEDLHTDLDKLDQRRSEAAELEAQFIKIKRLEDEVNAKMTRFLSERHRIEVMEADFNRLIQTAQAVDEKLMQVTASDDTLQALQAQLRRLEDAVKDAEEKYLRLERKNQIIDATNDGIDRNFQSLRDMETALKQYADELKRLQSGIEAIKPVIESLSQDRDRALEAAEKVADVDSFMAELERRIEQMQKAREWLARTETRLEELSKQAQEQVKIMGTLLKEEGKKGLSKDKGAPPIGVRETVVKLAHQGWTVDEIARTVKLSRGEVELILEIAPKG from the coding sequence ATGATATTCACTACAGGTAATCTAATAACCCTGGGAATCGTGCTGATTACCCTGGTATTGTTCCGACAACTTGATAAAAACAATCGTTCTCTGGACAAGGTCCGAAAATACGGGGAACGGCTCAAAGAGGACCTCGCTGCCTTTGTGGCAGAGCGGGAAGCCGCGGTTAAAGACTATGCTATTGAATTGGACGTTCAGCAAAAAGCTGCCAAGGAGCTCCTGAAACGGCTTGTTATTACCGAAGAAGACCTTGCAGCCAAGGCTCAGGCTGTTGCTAAGATTGATGAACGGATATCGGCCTATGATGCTTCCCTGGCAGAGCTTATGAACATGACTGCCCGGGTTCAGGAAAATTTAAACCGTATAAAGGAAGAATCTCCCTTTACGGAAACGGTTCTGAAGCGGGTTTTGGAAGCTAAAACACAGCTCCAAGCTCTCGAAAAGAACCTGGGTGATATCGAACTAAACTTTGAACGACAAAATGCCCAGGCTCTGGAAAAGGCAGAAGAAGAAGTTCTTGCGGCCATCCGATCCACCGTATCGGACCTACAAAGTACCGCCGAAACCATTGAACGACGGGTGGAGGAACATCGGGATGCGGTGGTTGCAATAGAAAAACAGCGGAAAGAAAGCCTGAATCGGGATTTAGTCCAGGTTGAGACGGTTCTTAAGGATGCCCTGGAACAGGCTCGTCATGAGGCAGAAAAACTCGAAGATGCGGCCTTTGTAAAACTAAAAGAACAGGCCCTGGAACGGGCACGCAAATTCCAGACCACCGTGGAAGAGCGGCTCCTGCAGTTTCAGGATGCTACTAAGAATAAGGTCCTTGAATTACAGGAGACAACCAAAAACAAGATTCTCGAAATTCAGGGATCGGTTAAAACCTTTAAGGATGAATGGAAACAGGATGTATCCGAGCTTAATGGCCTTGCTAAGGTACAAAAAGAGGAATGGAAAAAAGATCTTACCGAAGCCGGCGCTCAAGCAAAGGCAATTCAGGAACAAATTACCGCCGAAACCAAACAACTAGAAACGGCCATAGAACAAAAAATTACTGACCTTTCTTCCAAAACGGAAAGCAGCATACAACAGATCATCCAGTCTTTCCAGCAAAAACTTAAGGAACTGGAACAAAAGACTTTGGAAGCAGAATCGAAAACCATTGCATCGGTTGATGGGCGGCTTAAGGAATATGCTGCAGCCCAGGCGATACAGTTCCAGCGGCTGGAAGCTGCTGCCGATGAGGTAAGCCATCTCGAAACAGAGCTACGTTCATTTATGAACGAAACCGAACAACGGGTACTGCAGGACTTTGCCCTCTTTGAAAAGGAAAGTGAGAATCGCAGGACAGCCGTGCTTACTTCCTTTGAGAGTGCTGTCAATCAGCTTAAGACCGAGATGACAAACCTCGAAAATGAACTGAATGCACTCAAAACACGGGCATACGAAAATGTTTCGGAGAAGCTCAAACTCTTCGAGGATGATTTCTTTGCTGATCTTGCTAAACGCAGTGAAGAGATCGATCGAAGGCTCTCGGAATGGAAAGCTGCAATGGACAGCCAGCTTGAACAGCTTGAGGAATCGGGTCGTAACGAACGGGCCCAGCTCGAACAAACCTATACAGAACTCTTCAGAACCCGATTGGCTGATCAAAGCGAACGGTTCAGTTCAGACCTTGAACGGCTTAAAATTCAGACTGGTGCCTTTGAAGAAGGAATTCGGGAGCAGATGGAACAGGCAGATCAATCACTGCAAGCCTTTAAGGAACAATTGGCAAAAGATCTGGAAGAAGCCCGGAATGCAGCTGCAGCAGCTACCAAGGCAGAAATCGGCCGGCATGCTTTGGCCATGGCAGAATTGCTTAAAAAGGACCAGCGTGAGATTGAAACATCTCTGAAAACCCTGGTGGATCAGGTGGAAAGCAGAGGGCAGGAACTGGCTGATATGGTGGAAGCCCAGCGGAAAAATCTGGAAAGCTGGCAAACCCGCTTTACACAGCAATTGCGGGATGCCGAATCTGCTATGGAAGAAGCCCGTAAGCGGGCCCGGGAACTTGCCGCAGAAAGCGATGAACGGCTTGCGGCAACAAGAAATGCCATCCAGGAAGCCCATCAGGATGCAGAAGCTTTCAGAAATGAGCTCTTCAGCCGAACCGAAGAACAGGCCAAAACCCTCGATGCAGCAATCAAAGATGCGGACCGGCGTATTAAAGAATTTGTGGCCCAGACCAAACTCTTCGAAAAGGCCGATGAACTTAAACTGTCGTTGGAACGGAAGATTGAAGACCTGCATACCGATCTGGATAAACTTGATCAGCGGCGCAGTGAAGCTGCAGAATTGGAAGCTCAGTTTATCAAGATAAAGCGGCTTGAGGATGAAGTAAACGCCAAGATGACCCGGTTCCTCTCAGAACGACATCGGATCGAAGTAATGGAAGCCGATTTTAACCGGCTTATCCAGACTGCACAGGCTGTAGATGAAAAACTGATGCAAGTTACTGCTTCCGATGATACTCTGCAGGCTTTACAGGCTCAGCTGCGCCGTCTGGAAGATGCGGTCAAGGACGCGGAAGAAAAGTACCTGCGGCTTGAGAGGAAAAACCAGATCATCGATGCAACCAACGATGGTATCGACCGCAATTTCCAGTCCCTCCGGGATATGGAAACTGCGCTGAAACAATATGCTGATGAATTAAAGAGACTTCAATCTGGCATAGAAGCGATAAAGCCGGTTATTGAGAGCCTTTCGCAGGATCGTGACCGGGCTCTGGAAGCTGCCGAAAAGGTTGCTGATGTGGACAGCTTTATGGCTGAGCTGGAAAGAAGGATCGAACAAATGCAGAAGGCCAGGGAATGGCTTGCCCGTACTGAAACCCGCCTCGAGGAACTTTCAAAACAGGCTCAGGAGCAGGTTAAAATTATGGGTACCCTTCTTAAAGAAGAAGGAAAAAAGGGCTTGTCAAAAGATAAGGGAGCTCCTCCTATCGGAGTGAGAGAAACGGTGGTAAAACTGGCCCATCAGGGCTGGACCGTAGATGAAATTGCCCGTACGGTAAAACTTTCCCGGGGTGAAGTAGAACTGATTCTAGAAATTGCACCGAAAGGGTAG
- a CDS encoding HAD family hydrolase, translated as MRQELDAVAFDLDGTLYPNYRFYLRLLPFIIREHKLLRAMGSARDTLRAASHEGRFYDIQARIMADILKDNPEKIYTKTQQLIYRGWEPIFKKVRLFPYVHETLQTLKADGLKLGLLSDFPPHKKLEYLGIASYWDVVLCSEETGRLKPDPVPFQALSDALQVAPERILYVGNSIEYDIKGAKHAGFKTALVRNPLALAPRTVPEADFIFKDYRQLRRYVLS; from the coding sequence GTGAGACAGGAATTAGATGCAGTTGCCTTCGACCTCGATGGCACCTTGTACCCAAATTACCGTTTTTATCTCCGCCTCCTGCCCTTTATTATCCGGGAACATAAACTGCTCAGAGCCATGGGGAGCGCCCGGGACACCCTGAGAGCCGCCTCCCATGAGGGCCGTTTTTACGATATCCAGGCCAGGATTATGGCGGATATTCTCAAGGACAATCCAGAAAAGATTTATACCAAAACGCAACAGCTTATTTACCGAGGATGGGAACCTATTTTTAAAAAAGTACGGCTTTTCCCCTATGTGCATGAAACGCTTCAGACCTTAAAAGCCGACGGACTTAAGCTCGGTCTCTTATCAGATTTTCCACCCCATAAAAAACTTGAATATCTGGGAATTGCCTCCTATTGGGATGTGGTACTTTGCTCTGAAGAAACGGGTCGTTTAAAACCGGATCCAGTACCCTTTCAAGCACTTTCAGATGCATTACAGGTTGCTCCGGAACGTATTCTTTATGTAGGGAATAGCATAGAATATGATATAAAAGGAGCAAAACACGCTGGTTTTAAGACCGCCTTAGTACGAAATCCGTTAGCCCTAGCTCCTCGAACTGTTCCAGAAGCTGATTTTATTTTCAAAGACTATCGCCAATTACGCCGTTATGTGTTAAGTTAG
- a CDS encoding MotA/TolQ/ExbB proton channel family protein, producing MLGLFIKGGPIMYVIALCALGATVIIVERFLFFSMIIKKQRELLPQLQQLLKAGQFSQAEELCSVSEVPLAKLAGAGLEHRRLSEDAIKEAVMNAANRQVPRIERYISALGTIANISTLLGLLGTVSGNIRAFGVLAASGAMGNPSLLAGAIAEALITTAAGLIVSIPATVFYNYFVSKANIIIIDLESTVGDLVLLVLDQKEEK from the coding sequence ATGCTGGGTTTATTTATTAAAGGTGGACCGATAATGTACGTAATTGCCCTCTGTGCACTGGGGGCTACGGTCATCATTGTAGAACGGTTTCTTTTTTTCAGTATGATAATCAAAAAACAGAGGGAATTACTACCTCAGCTTCAGCAATTGCTGAAAGCAGGGCAATTCAGCCAGGCTGAAGAACTGTGCAGCGTTTCCGAAGTCCCTTTGGCCAAGCTTGCCGGGGCAGGTCTTGAACACCGCAGACTGAGTGAAGATGCAATTAAAGAAGCAGTGATGAATGCTGCGAACCGTCAGGTACCAAGGATAGAACGATATATTAGTGCTTTGGGTACTATCGCCAATATATCGACTCTGCTAGGATTACTTGGTACTGTATCGGGGAATATCAGGGCCTTTGGCGTTCTTGCCGCATCGGGGGCTATGGGTAATCCATCCCTTCTAGCTGGAGCTATTGCAGAGGCTTTAATCACAACTGCCGCGGGACTTATTGTATCAATCCCTGCCACTGTTTTTTATAACTATTTTGTAAGCAAGGCCAACATCATTATCATCGACCTAGAAAGTACCGTGGGAGACCTGGTGCTCCTAGTCCTCGATCAAAAAGAGGAAAAATAG
- a CDS encoding ExbD/TolR family protein, producing MQFKRRLKSRTVVDLVPMIDVVFQLILFFLVSTTFAILPGITLQLPTSSTAEPTAMTRLIVSVLNRDEIYLNKDRVSLAELEQRLSKLSESERAEIKSVTLEADRTISYGLTISVLDVLRKSGFRGINLHTLEE from the coding sequence ATGCAATTTAAGCGGCGACTCAAGTCTCGTACTGTGGTAGATCTGGTACCTATGATAGATGTGGTATTTCAACTGATTCTTTTTTTTCTGGTGTCTACTACCTTTGCAATTCTGCCAGGGATAACCTTGCAGTTGCCCACATCGAGTACTGCAGAACCTACAGCGATGACCCGGCTTATAGTTTCAGTACTCAACCGGGATGAGATTTATCTTAATAAGGATCGAGTCAGTCTTGCAGAACTGGAACAGCGGCTTTCGAAGCTTTCCGAATCAGAACGGGCAGAAATAAAAAGTGTAACCCTGGAAGCAGATCGCACTATTTCCTATGGTCTTACTATTTCCGTCCTTGATGTACTGCGGAAAAGTGGTTTTCGGGGTATTAACCTGCATACCCTTGAAGAATAA